From Carassius auratus strain Wakin unplaced genomic scaffold, ASM336829v1 scaf_tig00216332, whole genome shotgun sequence, one genomic window encodes:
- the LOC113097571 gene encoding MHC class II regulatory factor RFX1-like isoform X1 has translation MATSGYPSEELPPSQSQGGNVTTASSTQQKATSTTTSSQFLSDIQSSAGSAPAQTASIIRVQATPPVTQKKLVLATPPQGAVTAAQYVAGEIQSSASQAGNSQSAQQYIVVTVSEGSLHSNDSESNSPPAGQTGVPTQVVQQVHTAQQRSVVQATTKSQSGQLGVSNLHITPEVQHVYQSQFVEGDANYNNTAIRSSSYQFTDPSLYSQATPSVTYYETSPTTGSQVTSPASTQPVSVTSGMGTGVVSMFSEGSSGITVVAGGSSSGVGGSGGVVTSGGVGSYVIQGGYMLGGASGGNQNFSHNTRASPATVQWLMDNYETAEGVSLPRCTLYCHYILHCQQTKLEPVNAASFGKLIRSVFMGLRTRRLGTRGNSKYHYYGLRIKSNSPLHRLVEDQQHLAMRQQPYSQKQRIKPVQKVEGLTNGMGLGLGHQQGAGLSDISAQVHQYQQFLDASRSLPEFPELKDEGIPLPDGLHPQHVHTYQLIYREHCEAILDVMVNLQFPLVETLWKTFWRFSEGQSSDTDSLDLHDESEKRLPKSVLLLLCKYEPILNWARQCDNLLYQSLVEILIPDVLRPIPSALTQAIRNFAKILENWLTNAMINIPEEMVRIKIVCAGAFAQTLRRYTSLNHLAQAARAVLQNTAQITQMLSDLNRVDFTNVQEQASWVCGCEDGVVQRLEQDFKLTLQQQNSLEQWAAWLDGVVSQVLKPYTGSPAFPKAAKLFLLKWSFYSSVVIRDLTLRSAASFGSFHLIRLLYDEYMYYLIEHRVAQAKGETPISVMGEFACLNRSQRSMDPDKDEEDEEEDDETDEDQDMAIPVVVGRSHWSRPPNSPEPSSSTATATHQTNCCLCKHGLYILSSVSGSQFGIEIQSSVLVIIRGSSVSVHFMFEFPEVNQPSQLLYDLMQLF, from the exons ATGGCAACTTCAGGCTACCCCTCCGAGGAGCTCCCACCCTCTCAATCACAAGGGGGCAACGTCACGACGGCCTCGTCGACCCAGCAGAAAGCCACTTCCACTACCACCTCGTCCCAGTTCCTCTCCGACATCCAGAGCTCAGCGGGATCCGCTCCTGCACAGACGGCCTCGATCATAAGAGTGCAGGCCACGCCCCCTGTCACTCAAAAGAAACTGGTTCTGGCCACGCCCCCTCAAGGAGCCGTGACAGCAGCGCAGTATGTGGCAGGAGAGATACAGAGCTCCGCCTCCCAGGCAGGAAACAGCCAGAGCGCCCAGCAGTACATAGTGGTGACCGTTAGCG AGGGCTCACTTCACTCGAATGACTCTGAATCGAATTCTCCTCCCGCGGGACAGACTGGCGTTCCCACACAGGTAGTGCAACAGGTGCACACAGCACAG CAGAGGTCTGTGGTTCAGGCCACAACCAAGAGTCAAAGTGGACAACTGGGGGTCAGTAATCTACACATCACACCtgag gtaCAGCATGTTTACCAAAGCCAGTTTGTGGAGGGAGACGCCAACTACAACAATACTGCAAT TCGTTCCAGTAGTTACCAGTTCACAGACCCCTCCCTCTACTCTCAGGCCACGCCCTCTGTCACTTACTATGAGACGTCGCCCACCACCGGCTCACAGGTCACGTCCCCCGCCAGCACTCAACCTGTGTCTGTGACGTCTGGGATGGGCACAGGGGTGGTCTCCATGTTCTCAGAGGGCAGTTCGGGGATCACCGTGGTGGCTGGCGGATCCTCGTCAGGAGTGGGCGGGTCAGGGGGTGTGGTCACCAGCGGAGGGGTGGGGAGTTATGTGATTCAGGGCGGGTACATGCTTGGTGGAGCCAGTGGAGGGAACCAGAATTTCTCACACAACACACGAGCATCACCTGCGACT GTGCAGTGGCTGATGGATAACTATGAGACAGCAGAAGGTGTGAGTCTTCCTCGCTGTACTCTCTACTGTCATTACATCCTGCACTGCCAGCAGACCAAGCTGGAACCTGTGAACGCCGCCTCCTTTGGCAAACTCATCCGTTCTGTGTTCATGGGCCTCAGGACCAGACGTCTGGGCACCAG agggaACTCTAAGTACCATTACTATGGCCTTCGAATCAAGAGCAACTCCCCTCTCCACAGACTGGTGGAGGACCAGCAACACCTGGCCATGAGACAACAGCCGTACTCACAGAAAcagag GATAAAGCCTGTGCAGAAGGTGGAGGGACTGACCAATGGAATGGGCCTGGGGTTGGGGCATCAACAAGGGGCGGGGCTATCTGACATCAGTGCACAGGTTCACCAGTATCAGCAGTTTTTAg atgcGTCTCGCAGTCTGCCGGAGTTCCCTGAGCTCAAAGATGAGGGTATACCTCTGCCAGATGGACTCCATCCTCAACACGTACACACATATCAGCTGATCTACAGAGAGCACtgtgag gcGATTCTGGACGTGATGGTAAACCTGCAGTTCCCTCTTGTGGAGACGCTTTGGAAGACTTTTTGGAGGTTCAGTGAAGGACAAAGCAGTGACACGGATTCACTCGACCT TCATGATGAATCAGAGAAGCGTTTGCCCAAGTCGGTTCTGCTTCTGTTGTGTAAATATGAGCCCATTCTCAACTGGGCCCGCCAATGCGACAATTTACTGTACCAAAGCCTAGTGGAGATCCTCATCCCTGATGTCCTGAGACCAATCCCCA GTGCCTTAACTCAAGCCATCCGTAACTTTGCTAAGATCCTGGAGAACTGGCTGACCAACGCCATGATCAACATCCCGGAGGAGATGGTCCGCATCAAG atTGTGTGTGCGGGAGCGTTCGCTCAGACTCTACGGCGCTACACGTCTCTCAATCATCTGGCTCAGGCGGCCCGCGCCGTCCTGCAGAACACGGCTCAGATCACACAGATGCTCAGCGACCTCAACCGTGTCGACTTCACCAATGTACAG GAGCAGGCCTCGTGGGTGTGTGGCTGTGAAGACGGTGTGGTCCAGCGGCTGGAGCAGGACTTTAAACTCACCCTGCAGCAGCAGAACTCTCTGGAGCAGTGGGCCGCATGGCTGGACGGGGTCGTGTCGCAGGTCCTGAAGCCGTACACCGGCAGCCCGGCCTTCCCCAAAGCAGCCAAACTCTTCCTGCTCAAATGGAGCTTCTACAG ttCTGTGGTGATCAGAGATCTTACCCTGCGCAGTGCCGCCAGTTTCGGCTCGTTTCATCTGATCAGACTGCTGTATGACGAGTACATGTATTACCTGATCGAGCACAGAGTGGCACAGGCCAAAGGAGAGACGCCCATCTCTGTCATGGGAGAG TTCGCCTGTCTGAACAGAAGTCAAAGGTCAATGGATCCTGATAAAG atgaggaggatgaggaggaggatgatgagacGGATGAAGATCAGGACATGGCCATTCCTGTGGTTGTGGGGAGGAGTCACTGGAGCCGCCCACCAAACTCGCCCGAACCGAGCTCTTCAACAGCAACAGCAACACACCAAACTAACTGTTGTCTGTGCAAACATGGACTCTATATACTGAGCTCTGTCTCTGGGAGCCAGTTTGGGATTGAAATACAATCTTCAGTTTTGGTAATTATTAGAGGAAGTTCAGTTTCGGTTCATTTCATGTTTGAGTTTCCTGAGGTGAATCAGCCCTCACAGCTGCTGTATGATCTAATGCAGCTTTTCTAG
- the LOC113097571 gene encoding MHC class II regulatory factor RFX1-like isoform X2: MATSGYPSEELPPSQSQGGNVTTASSTQQKATSTTTSSQFLSDIQSSAGSAPAQTASIIRVQATPPVTQKKLVLATPPQGAVTAAQYVAGEIQSSASQAGNSQSAQQYIVVTVSEGSLHSNDSESNSPPAGQTGVPTQVVQQVHTAQRSVVQATTKSQSGQLGVSNLHITPEVQHVYQSQFVEGDANYNNTAIRSSSYQFTDPSLYSQATPSVTYYETSPTTGSQVTSPASTQPVSVTSGMGTGVVSMFSEGSSGITVVAGGSSSGVGGSGGVVTSGGVGSYVIQGGYMLGGASGGNQNFSHNTRASPATVQWLMDNYETAEGVSLPRCTLYCHYILHCQQTKLEPVNAASFGKLIRSVFMGLRTRRLGTRGNSKYHYYGLRIKSNSPLHRLVEDQQHLAMRQQPYSQKQRIKPVQKVEGLTNGMGLGLGHQQGAGLSDISAQVHQYQQFLDASRSLPEFPELKDEGIPLPDGLHPQHVHTYQLIYREHCEAILDVMVNLQFPLVETLWKTFWRFSEGQSSDTDSLDLHDESEKRLPKSVLLLLCKYEPILNWARQCDNLLYQSLVEILIPDVLRPIPSALTQAIRNFAKILENWLTNAMINIPEEMVRIKIVCAGAFAQTLRRYTSLNHLAQAARAVLQNTAQITQMLSDLNRVDFTNVQEQASWVCGCEDGVVQRLEQDFKLTLQQQNSLEQWAAWLDGVVSQVLKPYTGSPAFPKAAKLFLLKWSFYSSVVIRDLTLRSAASFGSFHLIRLLYDEYMYYLIEHRVAQAKGETPISVMGEFACLNRSQRSMDPDKDEEDEEEDDETDEDQDMAIPVVVGRSHWSRPPNSPEPSSSTATATHQTNCCLCKHGLYILSSVSGSQFGIEIQSSVLVIIRGSSVSVHFMFEFPEVNQPSQLLYDLMQLF; this comes from the exons ATGGCAACTTCAGGCTACCCCTCCGAGGAGCTCCCACCCTCTCAATCACAAGGGGGCAACGTCACGACGGCCTCGTCGACCCAGCAGAAAGCCACTTCCACTACCACCTCGTCCCAGTTCCTCTCCGACATCCAGAGCTCAGCGGGATCCGCTCCTGCACAGACGGCCTCGATCATAAGAGTGCAGGCCACGCCCCCTGTCACTCAAAAGAAACTGGTTCTGGCCACGCCCCCTCAAGGAGCCGTGACAGCAGCGCAGTATGTGGCAGGAGAGATACAGAGCTCCGCCTCCCAGGCAGGAAACAGCCAGAGCGCCCAGCAGTACATAGTGGTGACCGTTAGCG AGGGCTCACTTCACTCGAATGACTCTGAATCGAATTCTCCTCCCGCGGGACAGACTGGCGTTCCCACACAGGTAGTGCAACAGGTGCACACAGCACAG AGGTCTGTGGTTCAGGCCACAACCAAGAGTCAAAGTGGACAACTGGGGGTCAGTAATCTACACATCACACCtgag gtaCAGCATGTTTACCAAAGCCAGTTTGTGGAGGGAGACGCCAACTACAACAATACTGCAAT TCGTTCCAGTAGTTACCAGTTCACAGACCCCTCCCTCTACTCTCAGGCCACGCCCTCTGTCACTTACTATGAGACGTCGCCCACCACCGGCTCACAGGTCACGTCCCCCGCCAGCACTCAACCTGTGTCTGTGACGTCTGGGATGGGCACAGGGGTGGTCTCCATGTTCTCAGAGGGCAGTTCGGGGATCACCGTGGTGGCTGGCGGATCCTCGTCAGGAGTGGGCGGGTCAGGGGGTGTGGTCACCAGCGGAGGGGTGGGGAGTTATGTGATTCAGGGCGGGTACATGCTTGGTGGAGCCAGTGGAGGGAACCAGAATTTCTCACACAACACACGAGCATCACCTGCGACT GTGCAGTGGCTGATGGATAACTATGAGACAGCAGAAGGTGTGAGTCTTCCTCGCTGTACTCTCTACTGTCATTACATCCTGCACTGCCAGCAGACCAAGCTGGAACCTGTGAACGCCGCCTCCTTTGGCAAACTCATCCGTTCTGTGTTCATGGGCCTCAGGACCAGACGTCTGGGCACCAG agggaACTCTAAGTACCATTACTATGGCCTTCGAATCAAGAGCAACTCCCCTCTCCACAGACTGGTGGAGGACCAGCAACACCTGGCCATGAGACAACAGCCGTACTCACAGAAAcagag GATAAAGCCTGTGCAGAAGGTGGAGGGACTGACCAATGGAATGGGCCTGGGGTTGGGGCATCAACAAGGGGCGGGGCTATCTGACATCAGTGCACAGGTTCACCAGTATCAGCAGTTTTTAg atgcGTCTCGCAGTCTGCCGGAGTTCCCTGAGCTCAAAGATGAGGGTATACCTCTGCCAGATGGACTCCATCCTCAACACGTACACACATATCAGCTGATCTACAGAGAGCACtgtgag gcGATTCTGGACGTGATGGTAAACCTGCAGTTCCCTCTTGTGGAGACGCTTTGGAAGACTTTTTGGAGGTTCAGTGAAGGACAAAGCAGTGACACGGATTCACTCGACCT TCATGATGAATCAGAGAAGCGTTTGCCCAAGTCGGTTCTGCTTCTGTTGTGTAAATATGAGCCCATTCTCAACTGGGCCCGCCAATGCGACAATTTACTGTACCAAAGCCTAGTGGAGATCCTCATCCCTGATGTCCTGAGACCAATCCCCA GTGCCTTAACTCAAGCCATCCGTAACTTTGCTAAGATCCTGGAGAACTGGCTGACCAACGCCATGATCAACATCCCGGAGGAGATGGTCCGCATCAAG atTGTGTGTGCGGGAGCGTTCGCTCAGACTCTACGGCGCTACACGTCTCTCAATCATCTGGCTCAGGCGGCCCGCGCCGTCCTGCAGAACACGGCTCAGATCACACAGATGCTCAGCGACCTCAACCGTGTCGACTTCACCAATGTACAG GAGCAGGCCTCGTGGGTGTGTGGCTGTGAAGACGGTGTGGTCCAGCGGCTGGAGCAGGACTTTAAACTCACCCTGCAGCAGCAGAACTCTCTGGAGCAGTGGGCCGCATGGCTGGACGGGGTCGTGTCGCAGGTCCTGAAGCCGTACACCGGCAGCCCGGCCTTCCCCAAAGCAGCCAAACTCTTCCTGCTCAAATGGAGCTTCTACAG ttCTGTGGTGATCAGAGATCTTACCCTGCGCAGTGCCGCCAGTTTCGGCTCGTTTCATCTGATCAGACTGCTGTATGACGAGTACATGTATTACCTGATCGAGCACAGAGTGGCACAGGCCAAAGGAGAGACGCCCATCTCTGTCATGGGAGAG TTCGCCTGTCTGAACAGAAGTCAAAGGTCAATGGATCCTGATAAAG atgaggaggatgaggaggaggatgatgagacGGATGAAGATCAGGACATGGCCATTCCTGTGGTTGTGGGGAGGAGTCACTGGAGCCGCCCACCAAACTCGCCCGAACCGAGCTCTTCAACAGCAACAGCAACACACCAAACTAACTGTTGTCTGTGCAAACATGGACTCTATATACTGAGCTCTGTCTCTGGGAGCCAGTTTGGGATTGAAATACAATCTTCAGTTTTGGTAATTATTAGAGGAAGTTCAGTTTCGGTTCATTTCATGTTTGAGTTTCCTGAGGTGAATCAGCCCTCACAGCTGCTGTATGATCTAATGCAGCTTTTCTAG
- the LOC113097608 gene encoding relaxin-3-like gives MTRSACWATDGQPMYGREFIRAVIFTCGGSRWRRSLDVSGDLSSDLLSAQDPIVPGLSYRPRPDAEAHVWTGEGPEDPVFISEEVLEASPSSDRKGRGVVVGLSNACCK, from the exons ATGACACGTTCGGCCTGCTGGGCCACGGACGGACAGCCAATGTACGGCAGAGAGTTCATCAGGGCGGTCATCTTCACCTGCGGAGGCTCGCGGTGGAGGAGGTCTCTGGATGTTTCAG GTGACCTCTCCAGTGATCTGCTCTCCGCTCAGGACCCCATCGTCCCTGGACTGTCATACAGACCCCGTCCTGACGCAGAGGCCCATGTCTGGACGGGAGAGGGCCCGGAGGACCCTGTGTTCATCTCAGAGGAAGTGCTGGAGGCCTCGCCCTCGTCAGACAGGAAGGGGCGGGGCGTGGTGGTCGGACTGTCCAATGCCTGCTGTAAATAG